The nucleotide window CCCTCACGGACAAATGCGGTTCGTGGCCCCCTGCGCCTCCAGAGCCTCGAATTCCGTCTCCATCTCGTCGTAGTAATCGGATAACTGAATGTGAGCGTGCCGGGCACACCAGTCGTCAAACGGACCGAGCGCGCCCGGCTTGTCAAGCACTGATTCACCCAAGCTCACCACAAGCCGGTTCGGGCGGTGTCGGGTGGGATCGAGTACCGCCAGCGCGTCAGCAACACCGCGCGATTGGTAGGTGATGAGGTACGCAAGTGCGACACTTCGCCCTATCCGATTCAAGAGTAACTACTTTCTGTAGCCGGCCTCACAGAGGCCGGTGCGATACGACCGATGTCGCACCGGCCTCTGTGAGGCCGGCTACAGAATACGGCGTGCATACTCATCAACCGGATTCGGTATCACCCGCGCCCCCGAGCCGACCCGTGTGACGCGGCACGGCCTACGAGGCTCCAGCGCCGCGCGCAGGTCCGCTGCAGTGCTGATGGCAGGAGAGCGTTTCGGCTCGTCCTCCGATCACCCGCGAAGCAGATCGCGGATAGGCCACACTTTCACGCACCCGTCACCGCCGGCGCTGAACAGTTTCTCCCCGTCCGCCGAAACCGCCAGCCCCGCAATCGGGCCGAGGTGCCAGTCGAACCGGGCGTGCGGCCGGAGCGAGCCCGCCTCGAAGACGTACAACTGGCCCTCGTAAGTTCCGGCGTAAACGAATTCGCCGCCCGGATCGGCCGCAACCGCCGTGACGAGTCCCAAGCGACTGGGCGGGACGGACCGGCTGCTGTTCGCGAGCAGCGCCCCGGTGGCGATGTCCAGCGCCCGAAGCCCCTGGTTCCACACGAACACCCGCCGGCCGTCGTGCGAAAAGGTGCCGAGCGGCGCCTCACCGAGGTCCATCAGCCGGCGCCCGGAGTTGATGTCGTAGACCCGTCCGGGGCTCCCACACTGCAAGAATTGCGATCCGTCGGGCGACACCGCGCTCTGTGCGGTGCCCACGTCCGCGACGAACCCCCGCACCCGCTCGCCCGACGGCACCCGCACCAGTTCGGCGTGTCCCGTACCGGTCGTCGAGCGGTAGGCGTGAGCCAGTACGAGGTCGGGCTCCGGAAGCGTGTGGACCGCCAGCACCGCCGCCCCGAACGGGTGCTCCGTCTCGACGCGCACGGGCTGATCGCCGGAGAGGTCGAACACCGTCACCTCGTACCCGTCAGCGGCCCAGGCCCCGCCGACGATCAGGTGCCGGGCGTCGGACGTGAACCCGACGGACAGCACCCGCTGGTCGAACGTCATCGTCGTGCGGGTCCGGTCCACGATGTCCCAGTAGGAAACGCGGGTGTCGCCCTCGCGCGCCGCCACCCGGCTCCCGTCCGGGGCGCAGGCCACCGCCCGCAGCGGTTCGCGGTCCCCGTACAGCACGCCCGGGAAGTTCGCCCGCAGCCCGTCGGGGCCGAGTTCCTCCTTGCGGTCGAAGCACGGGCCGCACATCGGCCCCATCCAGCTCAGCGACTCCGGGGTCCCTACCGCCCCGCAGCCGCACGCGCACAC belongs to Gemmata obscuriglobus and includes:
- a CDS encoding WD40 repeat domain-containing protein, with the translated sequence MLKHEVRLIDPDEEAVVETITRATEAANKRCRSRLLDDNPARWKKCARAIAGAPEGHQMFRGGRGGVPATQVLAAWWTDAIGRKHVVVRGRRVEHDEAKRLLYKEDLEKRPPLFHAYPEYVCRRTLNGAEQVVCACGCGAVGTPESLSWMGPMCGPCFDRKEELGPDGLRANFPGVLYGDREPLRAVACAPDGSRVAAREGDTRVSYWDIVDRTRTTMTFDQRVLSVGFTSDARHLIVGGAWAADGYEVTVFDLSGDQPVRVETEHPFGAAVLAVHTLPEPDLVLAHAYRSTTGTGHAELVRVPSGERVRGFVADVGTAQSAVSPDGSQFLQCGSPGRVYDINSGRRLMDLGEAPLGTFSHDGRRVFVWNQGLRALDIATGALLANSSRSVPPSRLGLVTAVAADPGGEFVYAGTYEGQLYVFEAGSLRPHARFDWHLGPIAGLAVSADGEKLFSAGGDGCVKVWPIRDLLRG